The Patescibacteria group bacterium genome segment ATAAAACCAGTCCCCTCAACCTCAATCTTGGCAAGATATTCTGGCAGACCCAGACCTCGAAAAGTATTAACAATTTGGTTAGCTAGATCAAAGGGAGTGGGAATATCTTTTTTCTTTAGCCGCAAAGCAATGTTCGTAGAATAATCACCATGCTCTGGATTAGCCGGATGTTCAAACTCTAAATCCTTATCAGCAATCTTCAGCTTTTTTAAAGCCTTATTAAAATCTTTTTTTAATTGATTCTGAAACATCTCATTGAGTATACCAAGTTTCGCCATTACTCACAACCTCGATTTCTCCCTCTTGGTCAGTTCTCAATAACTTAACTCCCGCCTGACTTAATCTCTCAATTACTTCTGAAGTGGGATGACCAAAGGAATTTTTACCAACAGAAACAATCGCCAATTCGGGATGAGATTCTTTTAAAAACTTTTTATCAGTTGAATATTTACTCCCATGATGAGCTACCTTCAAAACCTCAATATCCTCCAAACTCAACTGACTCTCAACCTTAGTGGAGATATCGCCAGTTAAAAGAGCTTCAAATTGGCCATAAGCCAACTCAAAAACAAGAGAGGTATCATTAACCTCTCTCTCCGTACTCACCCCTAAAACTTTTTCTTGAGTCCGAGGCCACAAAAAACTTAAAACCAAGGAATTAATCTCTATCCTATCACCAGCCTTAGGGAAATAAACAGCCGCTTTTTCCGCTAAAACAGCTGCCTGAAATTCTTGAAAAACCGCTGAATCCTTACCGACTGAGTTAATAACAAACTGTTTCACTTTGTATCTTTCAATCACATCAATCAAGCCAGTAATGTGATCTGATTCTGGATGAGTGGCAATCACCATTTCAATTTCTCGATCCCAAAAAGGCAAATAATGAGACAGACAACTTAAAACCCGCTGATCTGGGCCGCCATCAATCAAAATCTGATTAGAACCTTGGTAAATCAGAGTCGCATCTCCCTGACCTACATCACAAAAAACCAAATGCAATTGATTATCAG includes the following:
- a CDS encoding ComEC/Rec2 family competence protein codes for the protein MEINRAKVILVSLVLIIGLIWSAILSLPDNQLHLVFCDVGQGDATLIYQGSNQILIDGGPDQRVLSCLSHYLPFWDREIEMVIATHPESDHITGLIDVIERYKVKQFVINSVGKDSAVFQEFQAAVLAEKAAVYFPKAGDRIEINSLVLSFLWPRTQEKVLGVSTEREVNDTSLVFELAYGQFEALLTGDISTKVESQLSLEDIEVLKVAHHGSKYSTDKKFLKESHPELAIVSVGKNSFGHPTSEVIERLSQAGVKLLRTDQEGEIEVVSNGETWYTQ